The DNA window TCAAAAGGTTACTGACTACATGAgtgaactttcttttctcttgtcatgtcctaatttcattcttatgtttcaaattcaacaataaaaaagcaaataacattaTCACAAGtggccagacatagttcccagtgctactgtaaacaagctataatggaaaaaaattaaaataattatatgaaaaaaagcaaCTCATGTGAATATTGGTCAAAGTGAGACTCTGCcaagatgtttaattttttcttacaatTATAATTAGAAcagcaaaaaccaaacacaatAGTTTCACCCAGAAACATTAGCTTGGTTCCAGAGAATAAAtgcatctttgaaaaaaataatgaactaacAAATCCTAGCCAGCCTGCCCTAGAACCCAATAATGAGAGAGCCCATAGttggtgttctctctctctctctttctctctctctgtgtgtcactctcaccatctctctctcccccctctctaTATCCAAGACTTATTTGCATGGCTCTTGGGCATGCTGTATAAACTCCAGGACTtgggaataattattttttttaaaagttccctgATATATATTACTGAGTTGCCTCTTTATATCATAATAAATACCACAGGACCAATCTAGCCACAGCATAAACATGGCCAGAAAAATATCTGTGAGGTTTTGCCACAAATAACACAGACACACTTGAGTGGCTCAGACATTTTTAGCCAATAGCATCACTATCAAGAAATTGAGACATTATTGCAGTAAGGTTAATGTCCACATTGTGAAAAACTGAAGTTAAGCTGGTAATGAAAAAGTCATGAACAAAAGTAAAATCTGCAACTTCATATTTTCTACTGCAGTGAAATTCCATAAATAGCCATGGTTGCCTAGTATAGTTTTTCCCCCATGTAATTAAAACAACTCACAATTATTCCTTCAGAAAAACTAGGGAAAATTACCTGCCGTGATATAGGTCATTTGAGAACAAAATTATTCTTAAGAAATCCAAGTATCTTGACCcatgtaaaatatgtaaatagtCAAATAGTCAAATATTTCTGATCcaagcttggaaaaaaaaattgggaatgtATGAATacggaaaagtgaaaaaaaatctatattccaaacaaaacagaagcctAATAAAGTTTGTTACTTAAATAATATAGAGGAGTTgaaatcaaagaaaaggaaattccagGAATTAAGTAGAAGAGTTAGATCCTACTTCAATAATCTGATCAAAGAATTTGGCTCTGAGGATTTGTACCCTAAAATCATGAGCACTTCTTCAGTCCTAAGAAAATTGGCCACGTGATTCTTCTCAGAGCCCTCTttatgtctttgttcctcaggctgtagatgaaggggttcagcatgggtgtgacCACGGTGTACATCACCGAGGCTACTGCACCTGAGTGTGAGCTGTGGGTACCAGCAGAGCTAAGGTACACTCCTAAGACTGTACAATAAAATAAGGACacaactgagaggtgagatgcacaggtggaaaatgctttatacttcCCTTGAGATGATGAAATTCCTCGTATAGAGGAAACTATCTTAGAATATGAATAAAGAATCCCAGTGAGGGAAACACCACCCAACATCCCAGCTGCAAAATACATCACCATATCATTAAGAAATGTGTCAGAACAAGCAAGTCGAACCACCTGCTtgatttcacagaaaaagtgTGGGATTTCCAATTCTGTACAAAAGGAGAGCCACAACACCATTAGGCTCTGTAACAAGGAATTCAGGGCACTTATCATCCAGGACACCAGAACCAGCAGTCCACAGAGCCAGGGTTTCATGATGACTGTGTAGTGTAGGGGGtagcagatggccacaaagcggtcataggccatcacggtCAGGAGAAAGTCATCCAACCCTGCAAAGAGCATGAAAAAGTACATCTGGGTGATGCAACCTTTGTAGGTTATAATTTTGTTCTCTGTCTGTATATTCatcagcatctttgggatggtggtggaggtgaagcTGATATCCACAAAGGAcaagttggagaggaagaagtacatgggcaTGTGGAGATGGGAGTCTAGGCttacagccaggatgatgagcaggtttccaaatACAGTGATCAGGTACATAGAGATGAAAAGCCCAAATATGAAAGGCTGCAGTTTTGGTTCCTTCCATAAACCCtgaagaagaaattctgaaatttgtgTGACATTGCCCTGTTCCATTTGGTAGAGGTGACTACTAGGAAGCAAAAAATACGACATCTCTCAAAAATTGACATTGCAAACATTATTGTAAGTctacaatttatattttacattcaaaATTTAATATCTGTGGTACCAAATTTTGCTTGTGAAAGTTTCTCCTTCAAGTGATTCCATGTTCCCTCTCTGAATAAGAACTTCTACCTCACATTCAGCTTTCTCCCTATATGGTCATGTAGGCTACAGTTTCAGTGAGGAATTTTGTCATGCATTTGGGAAATATAGATTAATAAATGACCAACGTCTGGACAGAGAGTATAAGGTGCTGAGAGACAATAGTCTTTGTAGTTCAATGATAGAGAAAGAgtattagcaaataaaataccATACAAATTTATCAGATGGTGACAGATGctatgtgaaaaaagaaatcaggaataAAAAAGAGTTAATGTGGGTATGTTTTAGTAGGTGTTCAGGTAGACTGGAAAGTATTTGAACTGAGGCCTCGCGGAATAGAGGGAAGAATACAGGGGGCCATTTGGGGGAATTGTGTGTGTGCGGGACAGAGAACTCAGCCAGGGCAAAGGCCCTGAAAAGATAGTTGTTTCAGAAAATCAAGCTCAAAAAGATGTGTGCAGGGGAAAGTACAAGAGGGACAGTGATGATAATGGTGTCAGAGAATTTGGAGGAACCAGGTGGCCTCCCTGCTACAGCTGAAACTGCCAGTTCCAGGGATTCCCATTATCACATGTGGTTACTTgcactttattcattttatttccaagaAGCACTGTGATTAGAAATGGGTCCCTTCCTTAGTTTCAGATGTTGGGTAATATTCTGACACCTGTATTTTAAGTGTCTCACATGGGAGGATATGGGCTCAGAAAGCCCTTTCCTGAGAACTTCTCATGCCCAACAACATACTCAACCTACCCTCCACCCAACACAGGCTTACTTTTGCCTCCTAGGTCATTGCTACTACTGGGCTATTCTCACTTTCAGCCACAATAATTAGGAAAACAAGGACACAAGGCAACTTTCAACATTGGATTATCTTTTCCCTAAACATGTAGAGTAGTACCTAAATTACAATTAAGTCTCCCATGGACATGTGAACATGGGGCTCCATTTTAATATGACCACATTGTGTCCTGTGactaaagaaacataaaaatttgtTCCctaaacagagagagagatggaaaaaatgtatatatttggagGTGGGAGATCATGTGATTTCTTAGAATTTGTGATGAGTATAAAACTTCCTTGGTTCTGGCAGCTTTTCAACACCAGTTACATCCCATGATGCCCAGAAGAGTAAAACATCAAAAAACATTTtatccagaaaagaaagaaatgatgtatTTACATTACAAGATGGTAACTCATTGAATATCCCactagaaaaatgggcaaaggaaattaataaaaaaatcacgaaaaggaaataacacaaaatgcaataaaagtagagaatttaaaaatgactTGATGAAAGATTGTTCTAAATGATACAATGTgcaaaaattttgtcatttgaaatTCTGGTTTTGAATTTTGAATCTGTGAATATTCTCTTTGAACTTGAAGAGCCAAcagaggctttttttaaaaagcttttcagggctgcaccgacggcatatggaagttcctacgctaggggtcaaattggaactatagccgagggcctacaccacagcaacagcaacatgagatccgagccatgtctgcgacctacaccataactcattcAATACCgggtcttcaacccactgagtgaggccaggtatcaaacctgcaccttcatggataatactaggatttgtttttgctgtgccacaacaggaactcccaacagaaACATTCTAAATGTTAATATCCTCAAGCCAAATTGTACGGATAGTGTTATCCATTCTCATGGTGATGCCTGATTTAGTCAATGTACATAAAAAGCTTAACAGAGTTCCTTCCTATTAGTAAATGGGTGGTTATTTCCACCaataagatttgatttttttcttcttcctctcaaaTGTCTCCACTGCTCTCGCATCTCTTAGTTCCCAATTCCATAGCTTTATTTAAGTTTCTTGTCCTCTTTCCCATCTATGATACCTGACACCCATTTAGCCAACATGCACATTGACCCAGAGAAATGTTTCTATATTACACACCTGCTTGTCCAGCCCCCCAACATAACTCTCAGTGACTCCCCACAGGAGAAAACTCAAACTTCCATAGATTCAAACCATAGGTTTGGCTCTCCCTGACTGAACCACCAATATCACCCACAAGCTGCCCTCATCTGcattaatttcaaaaatagtgAACTTGGCTGCACTTGATTCCTTAGCCTCAAGACTGCTTTCCTCTGCTTAGAGAGCCAACCACTGGTCTCTTCAgaatttttcacttctctctgtCTTCAGAACTCCATCTTATTCAGACTGCTTAGATCATCTCCTTTATGAAACTTTTCAAAAAGCACTCCCACAGgaaaaggacattttcttttaCAATAATTTAGAAAGAGTGCTTCTGCTGTAATTAAAAATCAGTATCTTTTATTCTCTACTAGACCACGAGTGCCTTGAGGCATGTACCAATATTATACACACTCTGCCAACCCCACTCCAGACTTACTTGATTGGAAACAGTAGCTGAATGAATATACATTGCATAAAGGAATGCAAGAATGTGTTCCCACAGAAACTGCCAAtgatgagagaaagaaattaagcaaGGAAAGAGTAATATAGCCATGGAAGACATGCTGGAGGAATGTTTTCCATATTGTGAAATGCAGACCCATTAAAGGAAAAGGATACAGGTTTTgttaagaataaaatagaatagaaagtaTAAAACACAAGACAAAATATTAGAGTGCATCATACATAGTAAGGGTTTTTTGTTCTCTTGTTTAGATATGTGCATGATGTATATGTGGGCATGTGCATACATCTGTATTTCTTGCTTACCTGTGCACATATGTTGGATCACATGTAAAAGGCGGATTTTGTTCTGGGACACAGTCCAAAATGTTTCTTCTCCATTGTAGTAAATACAAGGGTAGTTTTAAGATAAGACTGGCTCCTGCTGAGGGAAACGCAATATATACTCTATAAAATCCCACACATGCCACAAAACCTAccctttcctcattttatttgtACTTGAGAACATTTTGTcatatatacattaattttaatgtaatcttCTTCCTCCAAAAATATTCAATCCAAATGTGTGGGGACTTCGCCTGCTTTGTTCACTCTCACAGTTTAATACAGATGTGCACttataataaaagcaaatttttataaaatggaatttataaaataaaaagtatagcaAGGGGTATAAATTCAGAGTAAATGTAGTGGATTGAAAACAACTTTACTAAACAACATTGAATTAAATAGTAagattattttttgaaagaaaaaatataaaataacaagagTCACATTAACacaagttttaaatatatacaaaataggcaaaaatctaaaaaataataggaaatgtaatttttaaattaattcatatagatatatccattcttttccccatatgggttattataaACCATCaagtagattttcttgtgctatacagaaagttgttgttaatcatctattttatgcaATAGTActtgaagctaatacaacattgtaagtcaactatactcgagtaaattaatttttaagaaaggagaaaagagaatatatacactatgctgtacagcagaaactgacacaacactctaagtcaactatacactaataaaaaagAGAGGGATATAAATGttctataaaaaggaaacaatctgAGCTCTTTGTAAAACacataaattcctagaaactgCTTTATAAAgcaaacttaaattaaaaaatagttcagAAAGCAGTATCTAAAACTATTATTTCCACCTGTATACACATAAACAGATTCAAACATGcttataaaaaatataagcaatatatACTTGAGTGAAAAATCATGTATTCCTCAAGATGGCAGAACATGATGGCAGTTTTAAAAATAGGTCTCAATTAAGGCAAAAGGTAGCAGTaagtaaaatgtgaaataagATGACAATTCATGTAAAAGATGGattattattactaaatatgCAGAACTTTCTATGTTTGAAAAGCAATAGAGAGGACAAAATATGACCAGCGGATAGACTTGCCCACTCACAATTTATAAATACTCACACAACCCAacaaatataatatgtatatgtacagaTTTAAATAGCAAATAGCAGACCTCTTTCAATAATTGCAATTCTTTGTTTGAAAgatgcaaaagagagagagagagggagagaaagactaCAGGAAGTCCAAATTTGGGGAAGTGGTTGCACAGAGCAGTTTTGGTGAAATGGATCCACCGAAATGATGCCTGACACACCTACATGGGTGAGGGGAAAAAGTGGGGAGAGAGGTGCTTGCATCTCTCTTTTCAGCATAGAAGACttctcaagattttaaaaatgcaactcaTTGTCCCCTTCTTCCACATGTTGGAGTGCAGTTCCTGGCCTTTTCTCCAGAGCTGGAGATGAAGTAAACTCTAAAGGCTGTgatacagcaaaacaaaaaccaaagcaaaaacaagaacaaaaaagaaagaataaaaacaccCAAACTGTACATAAAGCAAAAGTATATAAAGCAAAGTTCTTGTGTAGACAGTTTTCAATAGGGAAATAAAATGGCTAATAAACCCCATGTACATTCAGTCTTCCAAGTAGTGAACTAATTGCAAACATAAAATGTTTACCACATACCagtctgtattttaaatatattttttcctaatgtatACTCAATGTGAGAGAAGATTCTGTGATATACATGTCTCAAGAACTGTAGTTTCCAAGTAGTAGCTACCTGGATTGATCTGGATCTTCCTAATGAATACAGAATGTACTCAAATGCACCCCATCCTAAAAattaatagataaacaaaatatccTCACTTCACTGCAAACCACTCCAAATCTAATCCTCTATTTTTCTGCCCTTAAACTGCAAAATTCCTTGGAAGTGTTCAGATTTTACTGACACCACTATGCCTCCCATTTCTTCTTGCATCTCATCCAACTACAGATTCATTGCCATCACTTAACTGTCAACAACAATCCTTTAATTGCTGAaatcaacagacatttattttattttaaaattttactgacgtgtagttaatttacaatgttgggttactttctgctgtacagcaatgtgactctttttcatattattttccattgttatattttcttttaattgccaTGCTAGCTATGGCAGTTATCTCCTTATTTGTTAAATGTTACACTAATTACTAGCAATTCCATtattttctgtcatatttttcattaatacattttgctctttattttattttatggtcaaTAGCATCTTTTGTCCTTAAAAGTATCAGTCATTCAAGGGAAAAGCATGGAGCTCTCTAGGCTCTAGATCAGCTGTTTGGATTTTCAGGTGACTGCAGGGAAGCATTCTTGGGTTTCATCCTCCCTGATGTTCTCTGAGGTATCCATTAGGCTCTTCTACTCACCTGGGTGGAAAATCTGAGAGAAAAGTCTTTATGTGGAAGTCCAAATTCCTCTCTGGATGGTTGATGGTGGATATTGAAGATCTGTCatcaaacaagagagaaaaaaggagtgaAGCATTAATTTCTGAGCCAGACTTAGGAATCCAAAGGCAAAAGCAATGACCTCTCCACCTCAAGTATGAACCATGCTCAGACATAGCAGCAGTGTAGATATTTATAGCTCTGGATATTTGTTGCATATGTCCACAACATCTGCTCATTAATGCATTTTCCATTCTTACTCCAAACCTTGAGCACATCATTTCCTTGGGGGAACTTGTCAGGACAGAatcgatttttttttctgtcaattttgttcTCAGGAGACTAGGTTAGAAGTCAGGTGTATCTGAATCTTATTACTACTCCATGAactcctctgtctcccaaagtCTGACATTGAAATGTTTTACAACCCTCAAAGTTTTCCCCAAGTCTACTCCTGAGGAACCTGTCTTGAGCAGTGTCCTTGGATCTTGAAAGCACTGGCTTTTAATGGGAACATAGCTTCTGATGTCTCCAGGAAATTAATATTTCTCCTTCAATAAAGGATAGAACTGTGTTCCTTTGCTAGAAAACGATGGGCATAATAATCCTTGGCTTAATAAAGACTTGACACACCAATTAGGAATTTAATGCTTTTAAGACAAGTGAAGATCTGGCACTtagtcttttatttataaaacatttgttAATTATGAAAGATACATTTAGATCTTTTAATGCACCACTGGCTGAGCTCAGAATCTTATATGTattgtctaatttattttttgcaacaGTCCATCCTATGAGGGCTGTACAATTCAGAGACTCATTCCAAATTGCAGAATTGGGTGATTGGCCCCAAATTATGAACTAAATAAGGGATGTATTTTGATTTAGAACGAAAGATGTTTCTAATTCTCTTGCTCTAGGTTAATGGTTCTCAATTAGAGAAAATTTTGACCCCAAAGGATATTCAGCAGTATCTGGAGAAACTTTTGATTGCCATATCTAGGGAAGTGCTACTGGCTTGTAGAGGGTTCAGGTCAGGGTTGCAATTCAACAATGTACAAAGCATAGGACAGCTATCATCACAAGGAATTATTCATCACAAAATTCAACACTGGTGAGTTTGAGAAACACCATTCTAAACAAGCACTTCTCCCAACATCATGTGAATAGGAATCACTAGGGGATCTTGGTTAATACTGATTCTGATTTTGCACCCAGATCTGCATTTGTAACAAACTCTCAATTGTTATTGATGGTGTAGATCCTGCTCTGTGGACGACTTTGTGAGTATCAAGACTGTTGGGCCAGTATCAGAGCCAGCATAGATATTTTAGACCCTTTCTATTAATAATCTTCCCACCCAGCCTAGGTCTGATATAAGGTGGTCAGACATTGGACTCTTTCATTCAGCTTCTGCATTCACAGGTTTACATGTGCCTCTTGAACATTTCCCACTGGAcaggaaataaaacttttaggcctttatttacttttctatgaATAGGGGATATTTCTCCTAAGAAGCTACTGTGAGGAGTGATAATATTTCAGAGCTCATAGAAAATTACCTGGTTCAATTCACAGCAGCTATAATGACTATGTCTAAATTCTGCATTTACTAAGCTCATTGGGGCTCCAGGTCAGCTCTTGGGATAAGAAGTTAGTTCAGGATTACTGCATTTACGAAGCTCATTGGGACTTCAAATCATTTCTTGGGATAAGAAGTGAGTTTGGGATTACCCTGATCCTGAGAGGTAGTGAGCTGTGATCTTGAAGATCTCCTCCCCGTCCCCCACACCACTGGCAGAGAGCAGAGTATTTGAGCGGCCATACTCTGTATTTTGTTGTACACAGGGCCATTAACTTTGACCACTCACACTGACTCCACATAGCTTCAATAAAAAGTGTCAGACTCTTTGAAGCTATTTTACTATGTTTCTATGCTCTACTTGGGAATATGTGCAAAGATGCTGTTTCTTGGTGAATCATGGTTTCTGCTACCTTTTCTTATCTTCCTTTGTTGCATATCTACAGCATAGCATTCATGTCTTTGATGTCAACAGAAGTATGAAATGTTTGTGTGTTAGTTTCTTTCCCaagtagaatttattttattttttacaattattgatttattccttcatttcttaGGACTGTGCTTAGGACTGTGAATCTCCTGTCCATTGCTTTGAGACTTGAATATGCCTACAGGGGAAGGAGTGCACGTTCCCACTGTTTGGTCTTGAACTTGGATGTGTCACAGGTCTTGGTTTATAGAATGTGCACAGACATGACATGCTCAATGGCTAAGAAGAAGCATCTAGAAGCTTTGTGAGTTCCTACACTTTCTATaacttttgctttctattttgaGAATGGGCTTGTCCATTGGCATGGTTCCAGAATGCAGACATACACATAGCCTAGCACAGTTGTGCCTGAGCCATAGATACTTTACAGCATGCTTGTAATgtgataaaaacaaatttttgttattttaaggcACTGTGATTTGGGGAGTTGCTTGTTATCACAGTAGAACTACATCCCTGTACGTgctatttaataattatatttatgtacCAGCTGAATGGACACTGCAGGATGCAGACTTGTTTAAGTATGTATTCCCAGATGGTGTGCTTATGGGAATAGAATCTTCAAGATGAAAAttaaagctttatattttaaatatttaaaaaatataaacatgggtactcatttattttatactggtTTTATTACCAATTCATAGcattataataaaataactttatataCACCTTATTTTACAAACCCAAATTGTttaaagacccaaatataagACTGGAAACCCTAGAGCTCCTAAAAGAAAGAATAGGCAGAACACCATTGACTTAAATGgttgcaatatatatttttaggtctATCTCCAAAGGCaaagggaacaaaagaaaagttaaacaaatggtacctaattaaacttaaacatgTTTTCAGGGTAAGggaaatcatcaataaaatgaaagcaacaaCCTaccaaataggagaaaatacttgcaaatgataaaACAGTTAAGGGACTAgtactaaaaatatataaacagctcatacaactcaacatcacaAAGGCAAATagcttgattaaaaaaatgggcagaaaattttaatatacatttttccaaagatgacttacagatggccaacaggtccatgaaaagatgcttcaacatcattaatcagagaactgtaaatcaaaaccacaacaaatatcacctcatacctgtcacaataactatcatcaaaaagacctcaaataccaaatgttggcaaggatttggagaaaatggaacaatTTTTCTGTTGGTGAGAGTGTATGGGTGCAgttaccatggaaaacagtatggagtttccttaaaacacTAAAACTAGAAATACCATACCATCCAACAACTCCACTCCTAGATACATACAGCTAAAGTAAAgataaacattaattcaaaaagatatacgaaccccaatgttcacagcagaattatttataataggcAAGAAAATTAACCAACCTAAGTGTgtatcaacagattaatggataaagaggaCATGATTATATATTATACGTAACATATAAAATGTGATTATATATAAGTgagcatattttctttctaacatatatgtatataaattattggATACTacctgtatatatgtatatattataaaatgcatatatatataggtatatatatatacctatatatatgtatgtattatggaatactactctgctataaaagtaattttgcatttgtgacaacatggatgagctTGGGGGGTAATATGACTGAAATATAcaagacagagaaagggaaatactATACGAAATcagttatatgtgaaatataaaatataaagtaatggacataaaaaagagaaacattcagATAGAGCAAACAAATTAGTGGTTagagaatgggggaggggcatgTAGAATGTGAACTACAGAGTCCAACATTTTACCACCTAATGTCATTCCTGAGATAGGCAGGAGGATGCTTGGTGAAGAAGGCTTCTGAATACCTGCACTTGACCCTAACACTGGACCATAAGCTTGTTAATTAAGAATGGGACACAGACCAACATGCAGAATCAATATTGGTTTGAA is part of the Sus scrofa isolate TJ Tabasco breed Duroc chromosome 2, Sscrofa11.1, whole genome shotgun sequence genome and encodes:
- the LOC100520363 gene encoding olfactory receptor 7A17-like, which gives rise to MEQGNVTQISEFLLQGLWKEPKLQPFIFGLFISMYLITVFGNLLIILAVSLDSHLHMPMYFFLSNLSFVDISFTSTTIPKMLMNIQTENKIITYKGCITQMYFFMLFAGLDDFLLTVMAYDRFVAICYPLHYTVIMKPWLCGLLVLVSWMISALNSLLQSLMVLWLSFCTELEIPHFFCEIKQVVRLACSDTFLNDMVMYFAAGMLGGVSLTGILYSYSKIVSSIRGISSSQGKYKAFSTCASHLSVVSLFYCTVLGVYLSSAGTHSSHSGAVASVMYTVVTPMLNPFIYSLRNKDIKRALRRITWPIFLGLKKCS